From a region of the Paenibacillus sp. R14(2021) genome:
- a CDS encoding permease, whose translation MHDFQHIFISIIIEAFPFILLGVFFSALLQVFVSDMMIAKLTPRNPVIGVLFGCLLGVLLPLCECGMIPVVRRLIHKGMPPYIGMVFIFAGPIVNPIVFASTYQAFRSEPQMAYARMGLAFVICFVLGFVLIAFMKRNPLKHSLHGFAFRGSRQLDHNHQYNHGHMNGGLRERVQATFTHASDEFFDIGKYLIIGAFLTALIQSALDQGTLLSISSEPAFANGIMMAAGFALSLCSTSDAFVASSFHGLFQPGALLAFLVFGPMVDVKSLLLLLAAFRSKVVIGIVLFLAAAVWLGSMLTERLLFGS comes from the coding sequence GTGCATGATTTTCAGCATATTTTTATCAGCATTATTATAGAAGCTTTTCCATTCATCCTGCTCGGCGTCTTCTTCTCCGCGCTGCTGCAGGTATTCGTCTCGGACATGATGATTGCCAAGCTGACGCCCCGAAATCCCGTTATCGGCGTACTCTTCGGCTGCTTGCTCGGCGTTCTGCTGCCCTTATGTGAATGCGGCATGATTCCGGTCGTTCGGCGGCTGATTCATAAGGGCATGCCTCCCTATATCGGCATGGTCTTCATCTTCGCGGGTCCTATCGTGAATCCAATCGTTTTCGCGTCCACCTATCAGGCTTTCCGATCGGAGCCGCAAATGGCTTATGCCCGAATGGGACTTGCTTTCGTGATTTGCTTCGTGCTCGGTTTTGTATTGATTGCTTTCATGAAACGCAATCCGCTTAAACATTCGCTGCACGGCTTCGCGTTCAGAGGCTCCAGGCAGCTTGACCACAATCACCAATACAATCACGGGCATATGAACGGCGGACTGCGTGAGCGCGTACAGGCAACCTTTACGCATGCCTCCGACGAATTTTTTGACATCGGCAAATATTTGATCATCGGCGCCTTTCTGACCGCGCTTATCCAATCGGCTCTGGATCAGGGAACGCTGCTCTCCATCAGCAGCGAGCCGGCATTCGCGAATGGAATCATGATGGCAGCGGGCTTTGCGCTGTCGCTCTGCTCCACGTCCGATGCCTTCGTGGCATCATCGTTCCATGGCCTATTTCAACCAGGGGCCCTGCTCGCCTTCCTGGTGTTCGGACCTATGGTCGACGTGAAGAGCCTGCTGTTATTGCTCGCCGCCTTCCGGAGCAAAGTCGTCATTGGTATTGTCCTATTCTTGGCTGCCGCTGTCTGGCTCGGTTCCATGCTGACCGAGCGGCTGCTATTCGGTTCGTGA
- a CDS encoding YihY/virulence factor BrkB family protein, translating into MADSRSPLGPGTKKPVFSESSSPRTGSSGFQISPETAGPVTKKPMRLIDFVQDVYGRFQDDEVPAMGAQLTYYLILAFFPFVIFMMAVLSFADLTVTDAIDLIKPILPQLSAQTINDAFQDMQAARSGSLLSFGLLITIWSASNGVSAVMKALNKAYDVEETRPFWQVKAYCVLFTVVLALVIACSLVMLIFGRVVGDRLYAWTRLPGSMDTVWHMVQFAVPIAIMAVVFACLYLYVPNLRLRFREVVPGALFATFGWIATSLAFSHYVNHFGSYAKTYGSIGGIIVLLTWLYLSSIIIVLGGEMNAALHFHRHGMEKRSGKQFSIPLPFLKRRKR; encoded by the coding sequence ATGGCTGATTCCCGTTCTCCGCTGGGGCCGGGTACGAAGAAGCCGGTTTTCTCCGAGTCGAGCTCTCCGCGCACCGGTTCTTCGGGTTTTCAAATCTCTCCTGAGACGGCCGGACCTGTAACTAAGAAGCCGATGCGGCTTATCGATTTCGTGCAGGATGTGTACGGCCGTTTCCAGGATGACGAGGTGCCCGCTATGGGCGCGCAGTTGACGTATTATCTCATTTTAGCCTTCTTCCCGTTTGTCATCTTCATGATGGCAGTTCTAAGCTTCGCCGATCTGACGGTTACGGATGCGATTGATCTCATTAAGCCGATCCTGCCGCAGCTCTCGGCGCAAACGATCAATGACGCCTTCCAAGACATGCAGGCCGCACGCAGCGGTTCGCTGCTTTCTTTTGGACTCCTGATTACGATTTGGTCGGCCTCTAATGGGGTCAGTGCAGTTATGAAGGCGCTCAACAAAGCTTACGACGTCGAAGAAACCCGCCCGTTCTGGCAGGTGAAAGCCTATTGCGTGCTGTTCACGGTCGTGCTGGCTCTCGTGATTGCTTGCAGCCTTGTTATGCTCATCTTCGGCCGGGTGGTCGGCGACAGGCTCTATGCGTGGACGCGGCTCCCCGGCAGCATGGACACCGTCTGGCACATGGTACAGTTTGCGGTTCCCATTGCCATTATGGCGGTCGTATTCGCTTGTCTGTATCTATATGTGCCGAACCTGCGGCTTCGCTTCCGCGAAGTCGTGCCCGGCGCTCTGTTCGCTACATTCGGCTGGATTGCCACTTCACTCGCCTTCTCCCATTACGTCAACCATTTCGGCAGCTACGCCAAAACGTACGGCAGCATCGGCGGCATTATCGTCCTCCTGACCTGGCTCTATCTGTCGAGCATCATCATCGTCCTAGGCGGCGAAATGAACGCCGCGCTTCATTTCCACCGGCATGGCATGGAGAAGCGAAGCGGCAAGCAATTTTCAATCCCGCTTCCTTTCCTGAAACGCCGGAAACGATAA
- a CDS encoding alpha/beta-type small acid-soluble spore protein: MASNRSSNSLVVPNASAALDQMKYEVAREIGISLPQDGYYGDMATRDAGAIGGNITRRLCQMAEMQLAGTAFR, from the coding sequence ATGGCTTCCAATCGCAGCAGCAATTCCTTGGTTGTCCCTAACGCAAGTGCGGCTCTGGATCAAATGAAATATGAGGTCGCAAGAGAAATCGGCATTTCCCTTCCGCAAGACGGCTACTATGGCGACATGGCAACCCGTGACGCAGGCGCAATCGGCGGGAACATCACGCGCAGACTCTGCCAAATGGCGGAAATGCAATTAGCCGGTACAGCTTTCCGTTAA
- a CDS encoding O-methyltransferase, with product MNLDAMPLSRQVDFVFKQLEEELLHSLAGTVIIQIRNNVVGKYGVRHNPIESRNGQIGQSEQGMTREQVQAFRQMAIDSIKLKRNWTHGEIMYDFSVRSGTGTWSASILFESNYNLANGMFRYTPKYGQQALRDTP from the coding sequence GTGAATTTGGATGCAATGCCTTTAAGTCGGCAAGTGGATTTCGTCTTTAAACAATTGGAAGAAGAACTGCTGCATTCGTTGGCAGGCACCGTCATCATTCAAATCCGAAATAACGTCGTCGGTAAATACGGCGTTCGCCACAACCCAATCGAGAGCAGGAACGGCCAAATCGGCCAATCCGAGCAGGGGATGACGCGGGAACAGGTTCAAGCTTTTCGTCAAATGGCGATCGATTCCATCAAGCTGAAGCGGAATTGGACCCATGGCGAAATCATGTATGACTTCTCCGTCCGCTCCGGAACGGGCACCTGGTCGGCCAGCATCCTCTTCGAATCGAACTACAATTTAGCCAATGGCATGTTCCGCTATACGCCAAAGTACGGCCAGCAGGCCTTACGTGACACGCCTTAA
- a CDS encoding ATP-binding protein, with protein MRRRAVYNNQSLAVRVKRQLQLSSITKEPISESVPDTTSYKRLIQYLPEPIFVHDGNTIFFTNQAGLKLLGTTEADMQRDPSISRFLHPDYIEFSVDRIKKVMNTDEPNEFAHFKVIDVSGEIIDVEASSTRIRNYLGKGTVAQSVFRDIRERKKEEEALIQSEKLSVVGQMAAGIAHEIRNPLTSLIGFSKFLKTRINNYHEYFDIMLVELDRINTIVQEFMALAKPQANQFRRHDLIKTIQSVLTLLETQAIMNNVQLVANYDTAAAELLCEENQLKQVFVNVIKNAIESMPQGGIVSIDLTSGELDEITVSIADQGIGIPENQLSMLGGPFFTTKASGTGLGLMICYRIIEGHQGRMDISSEPGQGTTVTIGLRKMDVIHSAEG; from the coding sequence ATGAGGCGGAGAGCCGTTTATAATAATCAGTCCCTTGCTGTGCGCGTAAAACGTCAATTGCAGCTTTCGTCGATCACGAAGGAGCCTATTTCGGAATCGGTTCCAGATACAACGAGTTACAAACGATTAATTCAATATTTACCTGAACCGATCTTCGTTCATGATGGAAATACGATCTTTTTTACGAATCAAGCCGGTTTGAAGCTTCTCGGCACGACGGAGGCTGACATGCAGCGTGACCCGTCAATCAGTCGTTTCCTGCACCCGGATTACATTGAATTTTCCGTTGACCGCATCAAGAAGGTCATGAATACGGACGAGCCCAATGAATTTGCGCACTTCAAGGTCATCGACGTATCGGGAGAAATCATTGATGTGGAGGCTTCGAGCACCCGGATCCGCAACTATCTGGGAAAAGGAACCGTCGCTCAAAGCGTTTTTCGCGATATTCGGGAACGCAAGAAGGAAGAAGAAGCGCTGATTCAATCCGAGAAGCTGTCGGTCGTCGGTCAAATGGCGGCAGGCATCGCGCATGAAATTCGAAACCCGTTGACGTCGCTGATCGGATTTTCTAAATTTCTAAAGACCCGAATCAATAATTACCATGAATATTTTGACATTATGCTGGTGGAGCTGGATCGGATCAATACAATCGTTCAAGAGTTCATGGCACTCGCGAAGCCGCAGGCTAACCAGTTCCGCAGACATGATCTGATCAAAACCATCCAAAGCGTGCTGACGCTGCTCGAAACGCAGGCCATCATGAACAACGTCCAGCTGGTCGCCAATTACGACACGGCCGCAGCCGAGCTTCTCTGCGAGGAGAACCAGCTGAAGCAGGTTTTCGTGAATGTTATCAAGAATGCGATTGAATCCATGCCGCAGGGCGGGATCGTATCCATTGATTTGACATCGGGCGAGCTGGATGAAATCACGGTCTCCATTGCGGATCAAGGAATCGGCATCCCCGAGAATCAGCTGTCCATGCTTGGCGGTCCGTTCTTCACGACCAAGGCGAGCGGAACCGGTCTTGGCCTCATGATTTGCTATCGGATTATCGAGGGCCATCAAGGCCGTATGGACATCAGCAGCGAGCCCGGCCAAGGTACGACGGTTACGATCGGACTGCGTAAAATGGATGTTATACATAGCGCTGAAGGGTGA
- a CDS encoding 3D domain-containing protein — translation MMKHWKKGVVTAALSIAILSQGVTAHASSLYKAKDSDTFWKLSAQFGVSVAQLKAANPGVNANNIYQGLSIVIPSSVTPKAAPAAVKASKVHAASIGSEVSLNAVDRVQEKITISGRTYDFSDVVQVKASAYTAAAEENGNWGAVDYFGNPLKLGTIAVDPKVIPMGSKVFVTGYDHDGLPVGGMLAIASDQGGAIKGDRIDIFLPQSRAKASSFGFQYVKVFVLE, via the coding sequence ATGATGAAACACTGGAAGAAAGGCGTTGTTACTGCAGCGCTTAGCATTGCTATTTTGTCCCAAGGCGTTACGGCACATGCCTCGTCGCTGTATAAAGCGAAGGATTCCGATACGTTCTGGAAATTGTCCGCTCAGTTCGGCGTTTCCGTTGCGCAGCTGAAGGCAGCGAATCCCGGCGTCAACGCGAACAATATCTACCAGGGCTTAAGCATTGTTATTCCATCCTCCGTAACGCCGAAAGCTGCCCCGGCGGCGGTTAAAGCGTCCAAGGTGCATGCAGCTTCGATCGGCAGCGAAGTAAGTTTGAACGCGGTCGACCGCGTTCAGGAGAAAATTACGATTAGCGGCAGAACGTACGATTTCTCGGACGTGGTGCAGGTGAAAGCCAGCGCTTATACGGCAGCGGCCGAAGAGAACGGCAATTGGGGCGCAGTGGATTATTTTGGAAATCCGCTTAAGCTTGGCACAATCGCAGTAGATCCGAAAGTCATTCCGATGGGGAGTAAAGTGTTTGTTACAGGCTATGACCATGACGGATTGCCTGTAGGCGGGATGCTTGCGATTGCATCAGACCAAGGCGGGGCGATAAAAGGGGACCGAATCGATATTTTCCTTCCGCAATCTCGAGCAAAGGCTAGTTCGTTCGGATTTCAATACGTGAAGGTTTTTGTTCTTGAATAG
- a CDS encoding methyl-accepting chemotaxis protein, with product MQWFTSLSIRNKLLGGCYTIVGIFSIALLLGLLMTGGSIILGLCIIVIAAVVTFPLVRVIETALTSSIDEMTSIAFGIAKGDFTRKVDVSSSASLGELGHSFNSMVDKLRDILKETSSISRLVNDTSRSISDKNVDLKQVMEQVASSAGELATGANEISEDVSDMADSIREIEDKVSAYAHSTKEMNDRSEQTLILVERGRQAVDSQVQGMTRNVEATSQVSATIEDLAQKAEGISAITRTISDLAEQTNLLSLNASIEAARAGEHGRGFAVVAQEVRKLAEESTSSTKEVFTLVRDIDHGVKQAIRNIKVNEEVVHTQMQILKDSEHIFSELVTSVTFITNLIAQFSSESDAMLDSARKISGSIQNISAITQESAAGTEQVSASMNEQIGSVQAVVAETEKMQLVVMQLQRTMSIFKI from the coding sequence ATGCAATGGTTCACATCATTATCAATTCGCAACAAGCTTTTGGGCGGCTGTTATACCATCGTCGGCATTTTTTCGATCGCTCTATTACTCGGCTTGCTTATGACGGGCGGCAGCATCATTCTCGGACTTTGCATTATCGTGATTGCTGCTGTCGTCACATTCCCTCTTGTGCGCGTGATCGAGACAGCGCTTACATCATCAATTGACGAAATGACCTCCATCGCGTTCGGCATTGCAAAAGGAGATTTCACGCGGAAAGTCGACGTCTCTTCTTCCGCCTCGCTTGGCGAGCTTGGTCATTCCTTCAACAGCATGGTGGACAAGCTCCGCGACATTTTGAAGGAGACCTCCAGCATCTCAAGACTCGTCAACGATACAAGCCGCAGCATTTCTGATAAAAACGTGGATTTGAAGCAGGTCATGGAGCAGGTCGCCTCCTCTGCCGGCGAATTGGCCACGGGCGCCAACGAAATTTCCGAGGATGTCAGCGATATGGCCGACTCCATCCGCGAAATCGAAGACAAGGTGTCCGCTTACGCCCACTCGACCAAAGAAATGAACGACCGCTCCGAACAGACGCTCATCCTGGTCGAGCGTGGACGCCAAGCAGTCGACAGCCAGGTGCAAGGCATGACCCGCAATGTGGAGGCCACCTCGCAAGTTTCCGCGACGATCGAGGATCTCGCTCAGAAGGCGGAAGGCATCTCAGCGATAACGAGAACGATTTCGGACTTGGCGGAACAAACCAATCTGCTGTCGCTTAACGCATCCATTGAAGCGGCACGCGCCGGCGAGCACGGCCGCGGATTCGCCGTTGTCGCGCAGGAAGTCCGCAAGCTTGCCGAGGAATCCACGTCCTCGACGAAGGAAGTGTTCACGCTCGTACGTGATATCGACCACGGAGTGAAGCAGGCCATTCGTAATATCAAAGTCAATGAAGAGGTCGTACATACGCAAATGCAGATTTTGAAGGACTCGGAGCATATCTTCTCCGAGCTGGTAACCAGCGTGACGTTCATTACGAACCTGATCGCCCAATTCTCCAGCGAGAGCGACGCGATGCTCGACAGCGCACGTAAGATTTCCGGCTCTATCCAGAACATTTCGGCCATCACGCAGGAATCCGCCGCCGGTACCGAACAGGTATCTGCCTCCATGAACGAGCAGATCGGCTCCGTTCAGGCCGTCGTCGCGGAAACGGAGAAAATGCAGCTGGTGGTCATGCAGCTTCAGCGGACGATGTCGATCTTCAAAATCTAG
- a CDS encoding polysaccharide deacetylase family protein: MQRWNRVRKTAILLLTLTALCFVHGRQEAGAKADLHAGSLHPIRMAPESSEASVSEARQFVKKKRSRSKPISWVALQQRYPGSFVIWGPRRDRKVALTFDDVPDPKYTPQVLETLARFKVKATFFVVGQRADAYPALVKRMRSEGHIIGNHSYNHPVFSRVSLLTLQQQITRTEYIIRPLAGYSPRYVRPPYGEIMPEQVEWLRSKGYIVVNWDVDSQDWRSLDSNKILINIKKTLQPGSIILQHAGGGEGQDLSGTLAALPRLIKLLQSKGYQIVTLPELLGQSASR, from the coding sequence ATGCAACGGTGGAATCGCGTGCGTAAAACCGCAATACTGCTACTAACTTTGACAGCGCTCTGCTTCGTTCACGGGCGTCAGGAAGCCGGTGCTAAGGCGGATCTACATGCTGGAAGCCTTCATCCTATACGAATGGCGCCTGAGTCGTCTGAAGCGTCCGTCTCCGAAGCAAGGCAGTTCGTCAAAAAAAAGCGAAGCCGATCGAAGCCGATCTCATGGGTTGCCCTGCAGCAGCGTTATCCAGGTTCATTCGTCATCTGGGGTCCGCGCCGTGACCGCAAGGTCGCGCTTACGTTCGACGATGTACCTGATCCGAAATATACGCCGCAGGTGCTCGAAACGTTGGCCCGCTTCAAGGTAAAAGCCACCTTCTTCGTCGTCGGACAACGAGCCGATGCTTACCCGGCCCTCGTGAAACGCATGCGCAGCGAAGGACATATTATCGGAAATCATTCCTATAATCATCCGGTCTTCTCCCGTGTTTCGCTTCTTACGCTGCAGCAGCAGATCACGCGGACCGAATACATTATTCGGCCGCTTGCAGGCTACAGTCCGCGCTATGTACGCCCGCCTTACGGGGAGATCATGCCCGAGCAGGTGGAATGGCTGAGAAGCAAAGGCTATATTGTCGTGAACTGGGACGTCGACTCTCAGGATTGGCGCAGCCTGGACAGTAATAAGATTCTAATTAACATCAAAAAAACGCTCCAGCCCGGCTCCATCATTCTCCAGCATGCCGGCGGCGGGGAAGGACAAGATCTCTCGGGCACGCTTGCAGCGCTGCCCCGCCTTATTAAATTGCTGCAAAGTAAAGGCTATCAGATCGTAACGCTGCCGGAGCTCCTCGGACAGAGCGCCAGCCGCTAG
- a CDS encoding DUF1980 domain-containing protein, which yields MFTKQRIAVIHHSIRCGILSAFGIYIVFLVRTGTLVQYVEPGLAVYVKLSAMGLFATAIYQLQSAFQEWQGYSAAACDCNHEPSRSVAANILIYGLFVLPLALGFLF from the coding sequence ATGTTCACGAAACAGCGAATTGCCGTCATCCATCATTCCATACGGTGCGGGATTCTAAGCGCATTCGGCATCTATATCGTCTTTCTCGTTCGCACGGGAACTCTCGTCCAATACGTGGAACCGGGTCTTGCCGTCTATGTCAAGCTATCCGCGATGGGGCTGTTCGCAACCGCTATCTACCAGCTGCAATCCGCCTTTCAGGAATGGCAGGGCTATTCGGCTGCCGCGTGCGATTGCAACCATGAGCCCTCGCGTTCCGTTGCCGCCAATATACTGATTTACGGATTGTTCGTGCTGCCCCTCGCCCTCGGATTCCTCTTCTAA
- a CDS encoding SGNH/GDSL hydrolase family protein, with protein sequence MKIGKNEKLVMIGDSITDCNRARPVGEGLFDAIGKGYVGIVDALLTSTYPELGIRVVNMGISGNNVRDLKERWQTDVLDLKPDWLSIMIGTNDVWRQFDTPTITESHVYLEEYEAVLDTLVAKTNPQLKGLVLMTPFFIESNPNDAMRAKMDLYGAAVRRIAAKYDAIVVDTQNAFNEVLEHLYSGTLAWDRVHPNQAGHAVLARAFLQAIGYDYNKSL encoded by the coding sequence ATGAAGATTGGAAAGAACGAGAAGCTGGTCATGATCGGGGATTCCATCACGGATTGCAATCGGGCAAGACCCGTCGGGGAAGGCTTGTTCGATGCAATTGGTAAAGGCTATGTCGGCATCGTGGACGCGCTCCTCACTTCAACTTACCCGGAGCTGGGCATTCGTGTCGTCAACATGGGCATCAGCGGCAACAATGTTCGGGATTTGAAGGAACGCTGGCAAACCGACGTGCTTGATTTGAAGCCGGATTGGCTCTCCATTATGATCGGAACCAATGACGTATGGCGTCAATTCGACACGCCGACGATCACGGAATCGCATGTGTATCTGGAAGAGTATGAGGCTGTCCTAGATACGCTTGTCGCGAAGACCAATCCGCAGCTGAAAGGACTGGTTCTGATGACGCCGTTCTTCATCGAGTCCAATCCGAATGATGCGATGCGTGCGAAGATGGATCTTTACGGAGCAGCCGTAAGACGCATCGCCGCGAAGTACGATGCAATAGTCGTGGATACACAGAACGCATTCAACGAGGTGCTTGAGCACTTGTATTCCGGTACGCTTGCGTGGGACAGGGTTCACCCGAATCAGGCCGGCCATGCCGTACTGGCGCGCGCGTTCCTGCAAGCCATCGGCTACGATTATAACAAGAGCTTGTAA
- a CDS encoding beta-propeller fold lactonase family protein gives MALLRYFFRLKLQNNGLQAIKWAASAGALAVMALLSACASSGEQAAPAPQSGSSIVSSPDGERLYIANGDSNTVTIVDAKNRKVVKEIAVGKEPRELALSSDGSTLYVTCRYANSVEWVDIDKGKVLGSVKTGIEPFGIVASPDGKLIYVTNYRSGTVSIVDTASRKVLKQAEAGTNPRALALNADGTKLYVSDYLKASTEVFQTGDMKLVSNNALAPSPDQQDRKKSQGKPNTVEQLRLTPDGKSLWEAHLITNTDTPVQFEEVIFPALSIVDAWTGTEEQKARKELFKAIDVKDKFGKTTIVSNPTDVVFSKDGSKAYALMGGSEDLLVFDMARGGRAGQMIHHLPGDFPIGMVMSADGSKLYIHNLSSHDLTVVTLPPEEEEGGQARVDGKPLPLIAVDRLNAQQRLGKTLFYSGNSDDFPLAGNNWMSCASCHSDGEVDAMSIMTAKGVRNIPSNVLAFETGLFMWDGSRDDFGDYIHTVQGEMGGMGGVDPAKPLPTDKQKLFDALEAYMRMPDAFPVPLSPFRTEDGKLTADAERGKVLFEGKAQCITCHATGAWTDSVKALGSNGKLTTANTDYLHNVGTVGSQDKDYAGDARGAFVNTRERGYYDTPTLRGVYATAPYLHDGSAATLEDVIKRAGNQHGQTKDLSDKEIKELVAYLKQIQ, from the coding sequence ATGGCATTGCTCCGATACTTCTTCCGGTTGAAATTACAAAATAACGGATTGCAGGCAATCAAATGGGCGGCGAGTGCAGGTGCACTCGCCGTTATGGCGTTATTAAGCGCATGCGCTTCCTCGGGCGAGCAAGCGGCACCGGCGCCTCAATCCGGCAGCAGCATTGTCAGCAGTCCGGACGGCGAGCGGCTGTATATCGCAAACGGCGATTCCAATACGGTTACCATTGTCGACGCCAAGAATCGCAAGGTCGTGAAGGAAATCGCTGTTGGCAAAGAACCGCGGGAGCTTGCACTCTCATCAGACGGCTCCACGCTCTACGTGACCTGCCGGTATGCCAATTCCGTAGAATGGGTTGATATCGATAAAGGCAAGGTGCTCGGCTCCGTCAAGACCGGCATTGAGCCGTTCGGGATCGTTGCAAGCCCAGACGGCAAGCTGATTTACGTAACCAACTATCGCTCGGGAACGGTCTCCATCGTCGATACGGCGAGCCGCAAGGTGCTGAAGCAAGCCGAGGCGGGCACGAACCCGAGGGCGCTAGCTTTAAATGCCGACGGAACGAAGCTGTATGTCTCGGATTACTTGAAAGCGTCGACGGAGGTATTTCAGACAGGCGACATGAAGCTGGTCAGTAACAACGCGCTTGCGCCGTCACCGGATCAGCAGGATCGGAAGAAAAGCCAGGGCAAGCCGAACACCGTGGAGCAGCTGCGGCTCACGCCAGACGGCAAATCGTTGTGGGAAGCGCATCTGATCACAAATACGGATACGCCGGTCCAATTCGAGGAAGTTATTTTTCCGGCACTCTCGATCGTGGACGCGTGGACGGGTACAGAAGAACAGAAGGCGCGCAAGGAGCTGTTCAAGGCGATTGACGTGAAGGATAAATTCGGCAAGACGACGATCGTATCTAATCCGACGGATGTAGTGTTCTCGAAGGATGGCAGCAAAGCGTATGCGTTAATGGGCGGCAGTGAGGATCTCCTTGTCTTCGATATGGCGAGGGGCGGCAGAGCAGGTCAGATGATCCATCATCTACCGGGTGATTTTCCGATCGGTATGGTCATGTCAGCGGATGGAAGCAAGCTTTACATTCATAATTTGAGCTCGCATGACTTGACGGTTGTAACCCTGCCTCCCGAAGAGGAGGAAGGCGGTCAAGCGCGCGTGGATGGGAAGCCGCTGCCGCTGATTGCCGTGGATCGTTTGAACGCGCAGCAGCGCCTCGGCAAAACGTTGTTCTACAGCGGGAACTCCGATGATTTTCCGCTTGCCGGAAACAATTGGATGAGCTGCGCTTCCTGCCACTCCGACGGCGAAGTGGATGCCATGTCGATTATGACGGCCAAAGGAGTCCGGAATATCCCGAGCAACGTCTTGGCTTTCGAGACGGGGCTGTTTATGTGGGACGGAAGCCGCGATGACTTTGGCGATTATATCCATACTGTCCAGGGGGAGATGGGCGGCATGGGAGGCGTGGATCCTGCCAAGCCGCTTCCGACGGATAAGCAAAAGCTGTTCGATGCACTGGAGGCTTATATGCGCATGCCGGATGCTTTTCCGGTGCCGCTTAGTCCTTTCCGGACCGAGGACGGCAAGCTTACGGCGGATGCCGAACGCGGCAAAGTCCTGTTCGAGGGCAAAGCACAGTGCATTACGTGCCATGCAACGGGTGCATGGACCGACAGCGTCAAGGCGCTGGGCAGCAACGGTAAATTAACGACGGCGAATACGGATTACTTGCACAATGTAGGCACGGTTGGCAGCCAAGACAAAGATTATGCGGGCGATGCCCGCGGTGCTTTCGTGAACACGCGCGAGCGGGGGTACTACGACACGCCGACCCTTCGAGGCGTCTATGCGACGGCGCCGTATCTGCATGACGGCAGTGCAGCTACGCTGGAGGATGTCATCAAGCGGGCTGGCAATCAGCACGGTCAAACGAAGGACTTATCCGATAAGGAAATTAAAGAGCTGGTCGCCTACTTGAAGCAAATTCAATAA
- a CDS encoding alpha/beta fold hydrolase: MPAIDMPIHELQAYSGINPRPVDFDAYWERALNEMRQVDAAIELVPSEFQTPAAECFDLYFTGVRGARIHVKYARPRGAEQPHPAVVQFHGYTANAGDWADKLSLVSLGYSVFAMDCRGQGGYSEDAGSVKGNTHNGHIIRGLDDHPDQLLFRHIFLDCAQLAGIALNSTEVDPAHVYAMGGSQGGALTIACAALEPRVSKLAPVFPFLSDYRRVWEMDLDRDAYAELRTFFRHFDPQHEREEEIFTKLGYIDIQFLANRIEGEVLMGVGLMDTICPPSTQFAAYNKITAAKRLEIYPDFGHEGLPGFNDKVIRFFLGTY; encoded by the coding sequence ATGCCAGCCATCGATATGCCGATTCATGAATTGCAAGCGTATTCAGGAATTAACCCGCGCCCTGTCGATTTTGATGCTTATTGGGAGCGTGCACTGAATGAAATGCGTCAGGTGGACGCTGCGATCGAGCTTGTGCCAAGCGAATTTCAGACGCCGGCGGCGGAATGCTTCGACCTCTATTTCACCGGCGTCAGAGGCGCGCGCATCCATGTGAAATACGCGCGCCCACGCGGCGCGGAGCAGCCCCATCCTGCAGTCGTGCAATTTCACGGCTATACGGCAAATGCCGGAGACTGGGCGGATAAGCTGAGCTTGGTATCGCTCGGCTACTCGGTGTTTGCCATGGATTGCCGCGGCCAAGGCGGTTATTCCGAGGACGCTGGCAGCGTGAAAGGAAACACACATAATGGGCATATTATCCGCGGGTTGGACGATCACCCGGATCAGCTGCTGTTCCGCCATATTTTCCTCGACTGCGCGCAGCTGGCGGGAATTGCGTTAAACAGCACGGAGGTCGATCCTGCGCATGTATATGCCATGGGCGGCTCGCAGGGCGGAGCGCTTACGATTGCATGCGCTGCGCTTGAGCCGAGAGTGTCCAAGCTTGCGCCGGTATTCCCGTTCCTCAGCGATTACCGCCGCGTGTGGGAAATGGATCTCGATAGAGACGCTTATGCGGAGCTGCGCACCTTCTTCCGTCATTTCGATCCGCAGCATGAGCGGGAAGAGGAGATCTTTACGAAGCTTGGCTATATCGACATTCAGTTCCTGGCGAACCGCATTGAGGGCGAGGTGCTTATGGGCGTTGGCTTGATGGATACCATCTGCCCGCCGTCTACGCAGTTTGCCGCGTATAACAAAATAACGGCAGCTAAGCGGCTGGAGATCTATCCGGATTTCGGCCATGAAGGCCTGCCGGGCTTTAACGACAAGGTCATTCGGTTTTTCCTAGGCACGTATTAA